From Nitrospira sp.:
TCCGAACGATCTGTTTGCTGAGCTGCGGAAGCTGAGTCCCGTGGTCACCGGCGGGTTGCTGCGCATGCGGCAACAGGCGTATCGAGATGGGGCCGTGGCAGCGAAGTATAAGTTGCTTACTGCCATGGCCATTTCTATTGCGATCCGTTGCGAGCCTTGTATTCGAGCCTACGTCCGGATGGCCCGCCACCAGGGGATTAGCCGGGAAGAATTGGTCGAATTCCTCGAAGTCGCGATGACGATGCAAGGTTGTCCCGGTGAGGAATGGGCTCTCAAGGCCTATGCGGCCTATAAGGTCTGTATAGACGGTCAGACGGGTTCAGAGGCGTCAACTTGTTGTAAGAATGACCATAGGAGACAGACAGATACGGAAGGTGATCATGAATAGGTATGCCGGTAGATTTCTTCTCCTCTCCCAGAGGAACAGTAGATTTGTGCGGTGCCGCTGATCGAGTGATTGTGTATTAGAAATGCCGTTGACGGTTGAGGTGGACGAGGGATAGACTAACACCATGCGATTAGGTTCCCATCACTCCCGATCTTTTCTCGCCGCGAGTATCGCAGTGTTCCTGTTGGCATTCAGTTTCAATGCCTACGCCTGTCTCCTGCCG
This genomic window contains:
- a CDS encoding carboxymuconolactone decarboxylase family protein, producing the protein MNQEAHAPNDLFAELRKLSPVVTGGLLRMRQQAYRDGAVAAKYKLLTAMAISIAIRCEPCIRAYVRMARHQGISREELVEFLEVAMTMQGCPGEEWALKAYAAYKVCIDGQTGSEASTCCKNDHRRQTDTEGDHE